CTCTCTTCTTCGATATCAATTTAGATAGTGTGTCTCTGCTCAGGGGACATAGTGAATGCCTATTCAGTCGTGTGTTCAAGATGCTAGACTCACCTTTTCCTGAATACGAGTTGAGGTGAGTGGATGTCGCAGCAGGTTGGACCGATGGCGTTGACGCAGTTGGGGGATGACGAGCAGCTTTTTCGCGATACGATACGGCGATTCGCGGTGGAACAGATTGGTCCACTGGTGCGCGGCATGGATGAGTCGCAGCAGATGGATGCCGCGATGATCCGGAAACTCTTCGAACTCGGGTTGATGGGGATCGAGATTCCCGAAGAGTACGGCGGGGCAGGTGGTACGTTTTTCAATGCGATTCTCGCAGTCGAGGAGCTCTCTGCGGTCGATCCGTCCGTAGGGGTGATGGTCGATGTGCAGAACACGCTTTGCATTAATGCGCTTGTGCGATGGGCGAATGAAGAGCAGAAGAAGAGATATCTGACGCGGCTTGCGACAGATACGATTGGATCGTATGCGCTCAGCGAGGCCTCCTCGGGCTCCGATGCCTTTGCACTGCAAGCGCGGGCGGTGAAGCGCGGCGACGATTACGTTCTCAACGGGCAGAAGCTCTGGATCACGAATGCGAAAGAGGCCGGGCTGTTTATCGTCTTTGCGACGATCGATCCGGCGGCAGGGTACAAGGGAATTACGGCGTTCCTGGTCGAGAAGGGCGCGCCCGGATTTACGCTTGGGAAGAAAGAAGACAAGCTTGGTATTCGCGCGTCCAGTACGTGCGAACTGATCTTTAACGACTGCGTTGTACCGGCAGCGCAGGTGCTGGGCGAGCCGGGCAAGGGATATAAGATCGCTATCGAAACCCTGAACGAAGGTCGTATCGGGATAGGGTCTCAGATGCTCGGGCTGGCGCAAGGTGCGTGGGGCCATGCGGCAAAGTGGGCCAAGGAGCGCAAGCAGTTTGGCAAGACTCTGGTAGAGTTTCAGGCGATGCAGTTTCAACTGGCCGAGATGGCGACGGAGATCGAGGCCGCGAGACTGATGGTCTATAACGCGGCTCGGCTGAAAGATGCGGGCCTGGATTTTCTAAAAGAAGCGGCAATGTGCAAATATTTCACGTCGCAGGTAGCTGAACGCGTTGCCAGTCTCGCGGTCGAGGTCTATGGGGGATCGGGCTTTGTGAAGGACTATCCGGTCGAGAAGCTGTATCGCGACGCCAAGATAGGCAAGATCTATGAAGGCACGTCGTTTATGCAGCTAGCTACTATCGCTAAGTTGACGCTGGGCAAGGTTTAGCGTCTCCACGTCGATTTCTGGCCCCTAGCCGATTGCTGTCCAATGCTCTAAACTAGAAGAGAGCATTGGTATGACCACTTTATTGAAATCAGAACATCGCGCGCCACTCCCCTTTCTGGGGTTGGCCTGCGCAGTTGGTGTTTCGACGATCTACTACAACCAGCCGCTTCTACTGGAGATGGGTCGCTCCTACGGTGTTACGGCTGGCCATGTGGGCTTTGTCGCGGTGGCGACCCAGGTGGGTTACGCGACTGGTTTGCTGGCCTTCGTTCCACTGGGCGACGTGCTGGAGCGCCGCGCTCTGATGATGCGAATGTATGGTGCGGAGGCGGTTGCCCTTCTGCTGGTTGCGCTTGCCCCTGGACTGACCTGGCTGATTGCTGCGAGTGTGTTGCTTGGGCTCTTTGCGTCGGTTACCCACGTTGCGCTTCCTATTGCGCCCGACCTTGTGTCGCATGAAAAGCGCGGACGGGCTATCGGCACAGTCATGACCGGGCTGCTGTTGGGTATTCTGCTGGCCCGCACCTTCGCTGGCTGGGTGAGTAGCATTCATGGCTGGCGCTGGGTCTTCGTGGTGGCGGCGGTGGTGAATGCGGCATTCGTTCCGCTGATGGGGAAGGTGATGCCCAAACTGCCTCCAAAGCAACAACTGCGCTATGCGGATGCGATGAAGTCGCTCTGGACGCTATTTCGTACGCAGCCTCTGCTTAGAGAATCCTCCATTGTTGGCGCGCTCGTCTTTGCGTCGTTCAGTTGCTTTTGGACGACGCTGGCTTTTGTGCTGCACAGTCATTACGGGCTGGGCGCGGGTGTCGCAGGCACCTTTGGTGTGGTCGGCGCGGCGGGTGCACTGGTCGCACCACTTGCGGGCAGGCTGTCCGACAGGCATGGATCGCGATGGGTAGTCTCGCTTGGGATGGGGCTGCTGGGGTTCTCTTACGTTCTGTTGTGGGTGGAAGAGCCGATCAAGCTGCCGATGACGATCCACATCATCGCGCTGGCGATTGGAGTGCTGGTGCTGGATATAGGGGCGCAGATGACGCAGGTAGCCAACCAGACTCGGATCTTTGGGCTGGTCCCCTCTGCGCGCAGCCGGATCAATACGGTCTATATGACGGTGTACTTTAGCGGGGCGGCGGTGGGGTCAGCCCTGGCGACCATCGCATGGGAGCACTGGAAGTGGAACGGAGTCTGTTGCCTGGCGATCAGCTTTATCGCGTTGGCGGGGCTACGACATGCGACTGGCAAACGCAATGGCGAAGCGGATCTTCACCGTACTGAGGAAGAAGATCTTTTGCTCGAGGCCTAGGGGAGCTTAGCGCGTAGCAGACGCAGTGAGCGGGTGGTGGGCGAGGCGGGGATCGAACCCACAACCCCGAGC
This Tunturibacter gelidoferens DNA region includes the following protein-coding sequences:
- a CDS encoding acyl-CoA dehydrogenase — encoded protein: MSQQVGPMALTQLGDDEQLFRDTIRRFAVEQIGPLVRGMDESQQMDAAMIRKLFELGLMGIEIPEEYGGAGGTFFNAILAVEELSAVDPSVGVMVDVQNTLCINALVRWANEEQKKRYLTRLATDTIGSYALSEASSGSDAFALQARAVKRGDDYVLNGQKLWITNAKEAGLFIVFATIDPAAGYKGITAFLVEKGAPGFTLGKKEDKLGIRASSTCELIFNDCVVPAAQVLGEPGKGYKIAIETLNEGRIGIGSQMLGLAQGAWGHAAKWAKERKQFGKTLVEFQAMQFQLAEMATEIEAARLMVYNAARLKDAGLDFLKEAAMCKYFTSQVAERVASLAVEVYGGSGFVKDYPVEKLYRDAKIGKIYEGTSFMQLATIAKLTLGKV
- a CDS encoding MFS transporter, with the protein product MTTLLKSEHRAPLPFLGLACAVGVSTIYYNQPLLLEMGRSYGVTAGHVGFVAVATQVGYATGLLAFVPLGDVLERRALMMRMYGAEAVALLLVALAPGLTWLIAASVLLGLFASVTHVALPIAPDLVSHEKRGRAIGTVMTGLLLGILLARTFAGWVSSIHGWRWVFVVAAVVNAAFVPLMGKVMPKLPPKQQLRYADAMKSLWTLFRTQPLLRESSIVGALVFASFSCFWTTLAFVLHSHYGLGAGVAGTFGVVGAAGALVAPLAGRLSDRHGSRWVVSLGMGLLGFSYVLLWVEEPIKLPMTIHIIALAIGVLVLDIGAQMTQVANQTRIFGLVPSARSRINTVYMTVYFSGAAVGSALATIAWEHWKWNGVCCLAISFIALAGLRHATGKRNGEADLHRTEEEDLLLEA